The genomic segment ttgtcacatccataacgcatgtttattttcctaatttaaaatataaaacatgtttacatattgatatttttctgctaccataactctgtggtgagctattttggaaaatataaaaagaaGTTTCGATACAATGTCAACATatactttctgtgtgaaattatgttttgagtttttactgcaaatgtcacatccataacgctggaattgcttatatatataaggttaataattttgttatcTTCTGCATTTACTGTAGTTATAAATTAGCTATTTTTAGTACAAACACTGTGCAATAAGTCATAATCATGATTTTTCAATTCCAAATAAACAATAAGgtacatttataaaactatattgaaataactgttaaaaaaaacaggcCAAGCAAAACTGCTGCTGTCTTGGGGCTATTATGTTTTCCAGTCTGGCAACCAAAAATTAATCCAATAATTAAtggattaattattttaattaatacatataatgtttttttgtttgttttttttagcaaatgtatgcatttctttttatttagaagaaaatatattcTCTATTTGTCCCACTTGAATTTAATTTGGGCTACCAAAACAGACCAAAAGTCTGCCTGTCCAAACGGCTACCAGAGATTTTGAAATTTTGCAAGCGCTGGAAAAATATAACAGAAAATATCTTGTcaggttgttttttgttttactgtCTGTGGGTTAACCATATACAAACCCAGCACTAAAACACTGCTGTAAAGGTGTCAGGTGACATCATTTCCCAGGTGACCACAGAAAAATGTATTTCTCACGACAAAAAAAAAGGCATCAAGTAAAACAGGTTACAGTGAAACTGAAGATCAACATGTTCTCAGAAGACACCTGGAAATCAGGTCATGTTGTGTCACTGATTTAAATATCACACGTCACACCCACAAGTGCGACAcaccactcattcattcattcatttatttcgcAAATACACACAGCTAAATACTTCCTGATTATCGTATATTAATTATAACcgataataaaaaacaatgacGATAATAATTTAGCTTAAAAGAGGAACTAAAATAATCAGCTGTTACGCAAACAAGTTAACACACCAGACTTCCAGAAACCACGCGTGTCGGAAAtacattatgtattttattttaataatgtcaaaaacatgtctttgtattaatttattagttaGTAGTACGCCACGAAAAAACAACTAACACTTAAAGAGCGAGGAAACAACTTCATACCTTCACCGGAGATAACAAGACAGCCCAAATAACGCTCCTTACGCATACAAAACTCAATGTTTTATGATAAAAGGATACTGAAGATAGTCCTCTCCCAAGGCTCCAGCATATACAGAGCTGTTACGAGCAAATACTGGTAATAAAACCAAGATAATTGTTTCCAGGCATCTCCAAACGCCATGTTTTCTGTCGGCTCGTGTTGGTCCCACCGCCGCTCCCTTCCGGATTGGACTAGAGCGTGACATAATAAAAGTCACGTGGTAAGGGGAAAATGTTGGCACTgagtgtcaaaataaaagtccgactGAAATCCAGATCACAAAACAAATAATGTAATaagctgtttttatatttgttagGGATGTTAACGCTTCGAGCTCACGATCAAGTGTTTACTTAACCCTCATAAGGCCTTTAAAATTATTGTAAGTATATTATACTTAATATAAGTAAATATGACCTGATTTTAAAGACTAATATAAGTAAAATAAGCCAGAATCAAGTCATAGATTAATTAATGGATTTTTATAAGTTTGTGAGAGAAAAGAGAACGGTTTTGAGAcaaaattagaaactgaattgataTTTTAAGTCATTAAAAGTTTCTTTCAGTTGACAAAGAATTACATTTTAGCCTGGAATTAGGTTTAGGcattgtttgtgaaactggggtACATAAACAGAGTATTTatcattaaaaactaaaaatatcagAGTCTAAAATAACCAGAAAATCAAATGTTTCTTCAATACCagttgtgagagcaacaaataataacttgacttcaagtttatcatttggaaaagtggcagaaggtagatttttagattaattatctgttgaactgcatcccaatcatcacaaatactgcagaagatctattgaAACCCTCATGGACCCAATAATGTCACAGAAACCAGTCAAGTTTGATGGAAAAATcatggggttacattcagtatgagagatctgcagagtggatggtaacatcaacagcctaaaACAGGGgggtcaaactcaattcctggagggccgaagccctgcacaatttagttccaaccctgctccaacacacttacctgtaggtttcaaacaagcctgaaggactcaattagtttgatcaggtgtgtttaattagggttggaactaaactgtgcagagctgcggcccttttggaactgagtttgacacctgtggcctaAGGAATCAAGacgtttgtgctgcccattacattacaaaccacaggagagggcaaattcttcagcaagaacagcgctccttctcatacttcagcctccacatcaaagttcctgaaagcaaagaaggtcaagatactccaggattggccagcctagtcaccagatataaacattattgagctttTGTTAGGCAGTGTACATAAATTTATTATATGTGTATTTAGAGGGTTTTAAAGCACAATCTGCCACTTTCCCTAACAGACCAGCCATTCATTAGGAAGATTATATGCATTTCCAGCAGCAAGTAAATAATTTACATGTCACTTCAGTTTAATTCCCATCAATATCCTCTCCAggtacaaaaatacaataaaaaaaaccctTAAAGAACATATCTTAAAGCCAATAGAATCAACTATGTGGAAATATGAAATGTCATTTACATGAAGCTGAtcacttgtgtgtgtttgcattttacAACATCAGAAATCAAATAAAACcctataaataaaatcataagtcTAACCCCATTCCTTTCCCTCCAAAAAAACATCTCCATATTTACTTTACAGTAAAATTGTCTACATCAAACCAACTGAAAGAAGTGGTTTGGATTGATTGTGTCCAGTAAATGTCTTTAGCAGTGACTGGCGAGGATGTTGAAGAAATGGTAAACCTCGTCTTTATCAAACACAGCCACTTCAGTAGAGCATTCAGTGCACTTGACCGGGTGATAAAGCTCTTCTTCATCCATTCCTGCCAATCGTGCGTCAGTCAGACCTGCATTCGACTCTCTTTCAGCCTCTGTGGATGTAGATGCAGACTCCTGACGTGCTTTCTTCCTGCTGCGGCTCTGCTTTCTCTTGTTAATGGTTTTATAGCGCAAAACTTCCTGTTTGTTGACAGCGCAGTTCATCACAAACATCGCTCTGTACTGCGTGTGGTATTTCTCATGCCTGTTGATTGAGATAAATGTTATTCTATTGTGATCGTAACAAGCATTCTGCctaatttatttatactttacaTTTATTCAGGGTTTCCACTCAAAGTTAAATGTCAAATTCTAGTAAAAAGCTGTATTTCCATAATCTATAATGAACAGAAAAACAGGCCGCTGTTGTGTTGAGCAGTCTCTAGAGAATTTAGCGATTTCTTCAATCAATACAAAATCAAGAAAATAGTGCAAAATATAGAGGAGCTTGCTTTTATTTTCAATTGCTACAGGTTTTTTCACAGATTTTGACCAAACACATACTTCAAATTCCTTTCATGCTATCTgcattgtttaatattaaataacattatattGTTGAAACTGCACCGAGCTGTATTCGAGATCTCTGACCCACTTTACGCCTCTCACACCACACGCGCATGCGGTTTGTCTTTCACACTGAACAAAGGTGCGTCAACAGCGCACATCTGACCGGCGCATCAATCTATCTcagtctattctatctagttacctatctataTATAcatctgaagtcagaattattagcccccctgtgaattgtttttctttttttaaatatttctcaaatgatgtttaacagagcaagcaaattttcacagtatgtctgataatattttttcttctggagaaagtcttatttgttgtattttcggctagaataaaagtagttttaaattttttaaaaggcattttaaggtcaaaattattagcccctttaaggtattttcttttcaatagtctacagaacaaaccatatgttatacaataccttgcctaattaccctaacctgcctagttaccctaattaacctagttaagactttaaatgtcactttaagctgtatagaagtgtcttgaaaaatatctattataatattatttactgtcatcacagcaaagataaaataaatcagttcttagaaatgagttattataactatgataagaaatgtgttgaaaaaatgttctctctattaaacagaaattggggaaaaaataaacaggagggctaataattcaggcggaatatattatataattctgacttcaactgtacataaatacacattttatttttactttgcacCAAGACACACAGCACTTCCATccatgctgtttccttaaccagCTAGTCtttatttgactaattatttAGATAATAAAGAACTGTCTGCTGCTCACACTCTATGAGGAGTGTCACTCATGTATTTTCATGTTCACTGAGGTGCACACAGAGCTTAATCGCCTGTGATattgtgtaattttgtttttgattgtcaggatagtaatgaaatataattaaaatgatatttgtacatgatcaaactagtgtgcaacttaagcaaattTTAGGTTTGGTTTTGTAGTCTGGGtctcaaataaatatttgttgcagtttttaatcgtttaagttcatttaattgaatctataaaaatctgtggatattatcGAGGcttttattgggtaaaattgctacttttactGTCATTCTATGTGtctttggtcattatcaatgcactgtcactttaattaagCGCGAGCAGCACAGCAAAAATAGATCCAGCGCCAAAATGATCGCGACACTGCTGCTTCAGCGTCACTCATGCTCCGTACTGACGCACTCTGCTTCTGCGTGTGGTAAGAAAGCTTTAATCTGTTGAGATGGACACTGAAAAAAAACACGCACTGCTCGCattctgcttgtgtgtgtggtgtgaaaGAGGCGTTAAACGCATAGTGACATCACAATTCAGCCAAGGCCAATTTGAACAGGGCTAGGTTTGTTGTACAGATTGCTAAAATCAAATGTGAAATTTTGTAACAAACTTCTGTACATGTTGTTACGAGACATCAGTACCACAGTTGCTTAATTAAgacaattttgaaataaaaaatataaaaagtgaaatttttaaatattttttctaatgCAATTGTTGAGGAGAGTTAAACACCTTTTGCTTGTTTTGATAATTTAGAGTCAATCATgtatcaattttatttattttgtcaaataaatctgAAATTTTTCCTAAATATTCAAGGAGGGACTGGTTGAGGATGGAGCATTGACTGACAGTATTTTAACAGGTACAGCCTGATGACTGCATTGATTGTTGGTTGAcaagtgggaaaaaaataaaatggcagTGAAAAATAACCCAACCATTACAAAagcaaaatatgtaaaacagcGCGTTAAAAACACTATATAGAAAAAACACATTTTGATAAACGGCAAGTAAAGTTTAAAATCACAAATGAAAATCCCTGACTTggacaataaaatacaattcccTTATTTTCAATGTCTAGAATAGACCTTTTTACATGTAATGATTGTCCAGAAATTCCATAACTCTTGAGAACCTTGAATTATAAACAGACTAAggtaaaattattagctctcttgtgaaattttaattgtttcaaaaatattttgcgagtgttgtttaacagagatttttttaacagattttttttgttcagatctttttattaacattttggttaataaaacattaatttcaaaagtatttgaaaaacagAGACAAATTATCTTTGCTCCAACAGAGCCCCCCGCCCCACTGCACCATTTCTCTACAATATGTTATGCCTATTTATTTATCTGCTTTTCATCATGtcataatatatacacacatacaagtAGATAAAAGTTCTATTATATGTTCACTCATCTATTGGACATATATACGCACACAACGAGTCACATTAGGCTtcgcaaatgtaaaaaaaaaaaaaaaaagaaagaaaataatttagatagaaaataaaataaaatgaaggaaaggaaaaaaatgtGAGATACAAATAAACAATGGTCAAACTGAAAATATTAAGTCTGGATACATTAGTTTTATGTATGTCAGCACTGGCTGCCAAATAAGATAACATTTTTGACTGCAACCTTTGGTGGAGTACAGAATCTTCTCCATTGTAAGATGGTACATATATTTTAAACcgattttttaaacaataatttaataacaaatttttaatgactaatttctgttgtgtttgccatgatgacagtgcacaatattttactagttatttttaacaatactagtattcagcttaaagtgacacttaaaggcttattTAGGTTAGTTAGGCAAATTTGGGTAAttggtcattgtataacagtggtttgttctgtagacaattgaaaataaatattgctgaagggggctaataatattgactttgaAATGTTTTACAAAATTTTTTTATCTGCTttcattccagccaaactaaaagaatcccttctccagaaaaaaatatatattatatgaaatgctgtgaaaacgtccttgctctgttaaacatcactggggaaatatttgaaaatgaataagaatttcacaggaggactaatcattttgactttaactcaAATTTTATCTATGAAGGTATTTTTTTACTCACTGCATGTCAACTGAAACTGGTGGAAATTTCCCTCCATATTAAACAGACTGtggtataacataaaataatctgCACAGATGCACAACATGACATTACCTCTGACAGTCCAGACACAGTGTGGTCATACAGGCAGGACAGTTGAGCACAGCATCACTGCTGGGAAGAGCCTGGCTTTTGCCTCTTCTGTTCGCTGATGGCGGTAACGGTCTCTGACTTCTATAtctgtattaaaaataacaataataagttaTTATCAAATAATAAGTTGTGAAAACCAAAATCATTTGAGCTCAATTCTGAGTGACAAAAACTCATTGGGGTAAAGCTGGTTTTTCATTTGCACATTCAGCCTTTCTCAGTAATATTATATTGTCAGAGAAGTATTGTTTGCAagttctaaatagggaaatcatttTGGCAGCCAATGACTAATAAAGTACAGCATTGCTTACAGTCAATTCAATAGTGATTATGTTGTTTTGAACTCATACTTGCAAATCATTTTGGCTTAAATATTCAAAtagtgtggtaaacaatatagggagcgtgtcacaagttgtcaccattcaaaaataaatgaatgtgcatATATAAAACCTCAATATTGTTCTGTTTAATTTTGCATCATAATGTAGcactttttccattttataaaGCCAATAATCAGACTGGGGTACAGCTGGTTTTATAtgtgcacattcagactttctcctaaatagtgctaatgctactttcaagtcatacttgcatgctactTGTGACTGATTATTCAaaatagcatggtaaacaataccgATCAAAAACGTTAATTACTTCATATATTGTTTTCTACATATATTGTTTTTAGCACTAAAATGTATTACATCTAACTGGCTCACATCAAACCCACCTACATATAAAAAGGATCCAAAATATTAGAGAAATTTACGAAACGGAAAGAATAACTTATTGCCTTTGACTccagataaatatatttaatacaagATTAAACCCAATCCTAAGAATAATACTTAAACACCTTTAAACAACCACATTATACACATATCCAGTAAATGAAACATCTCCCAATGCACCCctcttccgtttttttttttactccaacaCTATACAGTGGGGGGCAAAGTATTGAACATATCATGTTATTTCctgtgaataatatttctaaagaagctgttgacatggaattgaaccagactttggtaaaaacccaatcaataaaagcataaaaataaaacaaaaccaaaaaaaaagtattgatggttctgtgggtcttgtctatctAATCTGATGTTTATTTAGTATTCTCTATTGAATTCAtgtcaggtgattgactgggccattctacagcttggttttctttctctggaagcatttgagagtttccttggctgtgttttggatcattgtcttgctaaaatgtccaccctggtttcatcttcatcctcctgctaatgtagatgttggactgaagcagataatattcatttacactgatgaacGGCAGAatgttgctgaagaactactgagagatttcagctgctgtctgggctttcactgcattccacaccttcctttcttcatgtgttcaatactttttctctgcgtcatttcattttattatgcataacttcattttttaactaattagttttgttttatttgtatatatggatttctttggttgttccGAACATCcggtgaacatttcaagtcaacagcaccttctttagaaatatgttttctgagaaaaatggtgacgtgttgatTACGTATTTCCaccactgtatatattttttgttcttccTAATTTTTCAGTATTCATCTGCATCCCTACTGAATTTCTCTGATGCATCGCTGACTTTGTTACTttctaataatgaaaaataaaaacgcaCGCTTTTCTTTTTGCATCCACCCAAGCCTGGTCTCGGTCATCCTCATCTGGGTCGTACAACAGCTCGTCATTAGTGAGAAAAGTGCGCTGCTTCCTCCTCAGTCCCTGAGAAGCACCTGATAACCATGTTAATAACTGTTAATTATGCAGTTTAATGGCTGAAgcacaattaaacatttagaTGTTCATAAGTGAATACCAGCTGTAACATCTTCATCCGAGTCGGAGTCAAAGTAGATGCTGTCATACTCCTGAGTCTGTGGTTTGTTTGCTGCAGAAGTGCTGTCATTAGTCCCAGTTGCTTGACCTAGaattaaatattgattaaagCATTACATCGTGTACTAACAACACGTGACATGACAAGATTCCAGCAACAAGcaacttattattataattttggcTTAGAAAACAGAATTTAAAACACATGATTTGTGGAGTCAGCGCAACTTTAATCTAATAGTGTGTAAgtgtttttaaaggtgcagtaggtgactgtCTTTAGAAACCTTTTgggttgtgctggttgaaagtctcttcacattccaatagtaatgattaaagtaaatcaggggtgtccaaactcgatgtcctgcaaagtttagttccaaccctaatcagacacacctgggctagctaatcaagctcttactaagctttctagaaaccaacttgcctcaacacacctgcaaggatgagcTAAAACCggcaggacgccggccctccaggaccaggtttGAATACCCctgaagtaaatgatctaaatttatttttataatctgggtaaggcataaaacaaaaaaacaaaaaaatttccaattaaatattgtcgaaCCGACAAATAACTCAACAGGTTACAACTGGTAACTCAAACTGTccacaaatttaaattaaaatttcagcGCAGCCTCTATAAGCAGACAGATATGTCACTCACGCGCATACATGAAGCACGGGTCTATCGCTGATAGAGAGACATCAGGCAAACTCCACATCAACCTgaacttctttctgaaagaccGTAGCCTTGTATGCATAAAAAGAAATAGTGTTTCTGAAAGAgcttctgccaaaaatgcagaatcaaaacttCTAAACTATGAATCAATATCAGTATTACTTTTGCACAATGAAAGTGAATgacgttatgcagttcaaaacaacaaTCTGAAGGGCGACACCACGGCTGGactatttcttttagacaggtatgttttaaaaatattttagccaCGCAAAGCTAATGTAGACTGTGTTGTTGTTTATGAATGGGTTTATATGCACAGTGGTGTTGTTCAGCTACTGAAAACGTCCAGCAGAAGATTGGCTATTTTTAAGTTCATGGagaaccttttacagcatcgataatatagtctgttaaatagacctgagcatttgtttagttgttcaagtgtaaaagaagaaaaaaacaagcgATGTGCGAGGATCAGCGAGcacaactgaaaatgaaaagtccctGGTTGTCTTGGTAACATAAATATTAGTGTAATGTAAACGGATGACaggatatttcagtttttagcaCTGCTTTTTTCAGAcctcatttttatttagtttaataacaaaacatcagtaaatgtgcTCTTCCGcctaaccagctttactgaggtgaagtttgatttatattcattcacacattcattcattgaaCAGTGACAGCCTGTGACACAGTTTTGGGGAAATATAATCCTGCACCAGCTGACTTGTCCACAACTACGCTTGATAAAGCGCGTgtagagttttctaactggcgaatgacatgatctagtgttcCATCTAATCAGTGCGCGTTCACGTGTTCCTGACTTAAGCAGGcttggctttggacagcagggaaGGATCGTAAAATttctaagctattatgctaatgctagcattctggcagatcacctactgcacctttaaggcctGTGAGTTTATGATTTCAAGCTAATTTAAAGCATTTGGGCACAGGGAACTTAAATtcaccactttaaaaaaatatgaattgtgtttaattatttaaacaacgAGAACTATACAGAGTCATTGCAAATCTGATAGTGTGAAAGTGTTTTTATGATTAAGCTAATTGGCCACAAgaaattttaaagaaatttgaCACTTTATGTTTTCCACTAATGAAACTACATAtgaattgtgtttaattatttagaTTTGATAACTTATTTTCTGtagctgaatactgttagacaccACTGAAAACCTTAAAGCActgttatttcttttttatttttgctctatTGTTTTCGTCTCtgctttaatttgtttattttattttgtatattttatgaaaAATCGTCCCAATCAATGTTACATTATAAGTTCTAACAAAACAAAGCtcctgctgtttattttttctccaatttctgtttaatgtagagcagattttatcaacacatttctaaacatgttttaataactcatttctaataaatgataacttattttatctttgccatgatgacagcacataatatttgactagatatttttcaagacactagtattcagcttaaagtgacattatcccccggtttcacaaacaaggtttaatgctagtcaagattaaattgcatgtttgagctgtctcaactcaaaataacttgcagtGAGATGTCTTACAATACGTCAGTGTCATTTTTCGTCTCCGGGTGCACACcagtaaaatatttttctaaagcCATTTTTATGAATGTGCCtcaaatagcctaatttaactaaggcctagtcatggtttaatctaagccctgtttaTGAAACTggacattaaaggcttaactaggttaattaggttaactaggcaggttagggtaatcaggcaacaTGCACATGTCTAGTCATAGGAagaagaaaaatgtctctaccataatctctgcaaaagttattgtattctaaCTGAtaagaggtgctgtacaagccacagaaaTCGATCATTGATCATATGAAAATTACCCAATGTTCAATatccagctcgggtatccaaaatactgtgtatttaaatgtaaataacttttgtacagtagaaaaaaaacCACAGTGATGCATCCACTCAAACGAAACTACTTAagagggtctggtgcaatgctaatcctttaaatcttaaagcgaaagttgaTGACGTCGATGatggagtttaactggttaagggggctaatagtattgaccttaaaatgtttttcattctagccgaaataaaacaaataagactttcttcagagaAAATACTGgggaaaattccttgctctgtaaaacataatttaggaaatatttgaaaaatgtacaCGATGgcaaataattttgccttcaactgtcgcaatgtcagtttttcccCAATATCGCGCAGCCCTATTTGTTGCATGTTTAGGAGTCATTGTTTTAACCCAGAGGTGCACAGATAttgtgagtgaatgagtaaaACCTTGTGTTGTAGACGCAGTCCAGCTGCCCTCCAGGCTCTTCATAGTGCTGCTGAGCTCAGCCTCCATCTCCTTCTCAAACTCATCTCCACTGGAGGACTCGCTCTCCCCCGTCAGATATTCTCTGATCAGCTTCCTCTTCTGCTCCGGCGTCCCGTTCAGGAGGACATCCAGCTCATCCTCAGAGCTGAGGAAATACAGATGAGGTGAAGTTAGTTTGACGCT from the Danio rerio strain Tuebingen ecotype United States chromosome 17, GRCz12tu, whole genome shotgun sequence genome contains:
- the eapp gene encoding E2F-associated phosphoprotein (The RefSeq protein has 1 substitution compared to this genomic sequence), yielding MNRKEDYDSYEIEEPSDDEGAASSSEDELDVLLNGTPEQKRKLIREYLTGESESSSGDEFEKEMEAELSSTMKSLEGSWTASTTQGQATGTNDSTSAANKPQTQEYDSIYFDSDSDEDVTAGASQGLRRKQRTFLTNDELLYDPDEDDRDQAWVDAKRKAYRSQRPLPPSANRRGKSQALPSSDAVLNCPACMTTLCLDCQRHEKYHTQYRAMFVMNCAVNKQEVLRYKTINKRKQSRSRKKARQESASTSTEAERESNAGLTDARLAGMDEEELYHPVKCTECSTEVAVFDKDEVYHFFNILASHC
- the sptssa gene encoding serine palmitoyltransferase small subunit A, which gives rise to MAFGDAWKQLSWFYYQYLLVTALYMLEPWERTIFNSLLISVAAMAVYTGYVFMPQHIMAILHYFEVVQ